CTGCAATTAAGGGTGTGCCATTAGGCAGCTGCAATAGCTGTTCCGGCGCATCGTAAAGGGCTGTTATCCCCATATTTTGCAGCATAATACTGGCATGGCTAACTGGGCTGCCTAACACACTAACCACCGCTAAGACTTCTGGAGTAAAGCCTATAACCATACTGGGGGTAACATCTTGAGTAATAACAATGCTGTTTTTAGGATAGCTAACTTTAACATTTTGGCCTAATAAAATATTAAGTACCCGCTGCCCAATATCATGCAAATCACTGGCACGGGCAGCTAAATAACTATTATTGCTGCCAGCCAGTTTATTTGCTTCACTAGCGGTAACTTTGTGCCAAGCAAAAGTGGCCGTTTTATTTTGTTTTATAAGGCTATACGCCGCTTCTTTAAGTAAAGGGTCTTCTATAAAAGAAAGATGGGTAGCCAAAATTTCACTAATTTCTTTATTTACTTTAGCCATTTCAGCCTTAATAGCGCTACCGGCTTGGCTTAAAGCACTATTAAGTAGCTTACATTCTGCCTCTGCCCCAAGAGATGATACCTCATTAATTTTATGCGGGATAAAGGCATAACGATACGCTTTCCCTAGAACTAAGCCCGGGCTAGCTACAGTTAAGGGTATTCTTTCTTCGGCAATAAAATT
This portion of the Spirochaetaceae bacterium genome encodes:
- a CDS encoding PEP-utilizing enzyme, which gives rise to MAIFFMMFSNSKLNFIAEERIPLTVASPGLVLGKAYRYAFIPHKINEVSSLGAEAECKLLNSALSQAGSAIKAEMAKVNKEISEILATHLSFIEDPLLKEAAYSLIKQNKTATFAWHKVTASEANKLAGSNNSYLAARASDLHDIGQRVLNILLGQNVKVSYPKNSIVITQDVTPSMVIGFTPEVLAVVSVLGSPVSHASIMLQNMGITALYDAPEQLLQLPNGTPLIA